Proteins from one Salarias fasciatus chromosome 14, fSalaFa1.1, whole genome shotgun sequence genomic window:
- the LOC115400532 gene encoding uncharacterized protein LOC115400532: MAGIKRKCVFGCASPRSLFSLPKSECVRQEWLEFIYGKAAPAGQVLLCDRHFTDDCFANLGQCRSGMSRRLCLEKNAIPTIIFPDSPTSASTSLVSSSQTGHGEYYPSSSLSTSVRSVAVQTSTSVSYRTVATQLSASTLKCHVRSKGVQAAAATAEKCTDTQQDCFGIFSTPIEGSAPEFGSQPMKRPRLKEEEQEELKEEEEDVEISEIVLTDDFKYEPGASTSAASITETSVQAAATTAEKNTETQQHWLDIFSTPVEGSAPEFGSRPMKRPRLKEEELKEEEEDVEISEIMITDDFKYEPGASTSAASTSAASITETSVAMFSVHDLHF; the protein is encoded by the exons ATGGCTGGTATCAAGCGTAAATGCGTTTTTGGCTGTGCAAGTCCCAGGAGTTTGTTCAGTCTTCCCAAATCAGAGTGTGTGCGACAGGAATGGTTAGAATTCATTTATGGAAAAGCCGCCCCAGCCGGACAGGTTTTACTTTGCGACCGTCACTTTACTGACGACTGCTTTGCTAACCTCGGCCAGTGCCGGAGTGGAATGTCGAGGAGGCTGTGTCTGGAAAAAAACGCGATCCCCACAATAATTTTTCCTGATTCACCGACCAGTGCT AGCACATCACTGGTCTCATCCAGCCAAACTGGACATGGTGAATATTATCCATCTTCATCATTGTCCACTTCTGTGAGATCTGTTGCTGTGCAAACCTCCACATCTGTGTCATACAGAACGGTGGCAACGCAGTTATCTGCTAGCACCCTGAAATGCCATGTGAGAAGTAAAG gtgtccaggcagcagcagctacagCAGAAAAATGCACAGACACTCAACAAGATTGCTTTGGTATATTTTCAACACCTATTGAAGGCTCAGCACCTGAATTTGGTTCTCAACCAATGAAGAGGCCACGCCTaaaggaggaagaacaggaagaactgaaggaagaggaggaggatgtggagATTTCTGAAATCGTGCTTACGGATGACTTTAAATATGAACCTGGGGCATCAACTTCGGCCGCATCAATTACAGAAACTTCTGTCCAGGCAGCAGCAActacagcagaaaaaaacacagagactcaACAACACTGGCTTGATATATTTTCAACACCTGTTGAAGGCTCAGCACCTGAATTTGGTTCTAGACCAATGAAGAGGCCACGCCTGAAGGAGGAAGAactgaaggaagaggaggaggatgtggagATTTCTGAAATCATGATTACGGATGACTTTAAATATGAACCTGGGGCATCAACTTCAGCCGCGTCTACGTCGGCCGCATCAATTACAGAAACTTCTGTTGCGATGTTTTCTGTACACGATTTACACTTTTAA
- the apbb1 gene encoding amyloid-beta A4 precursor protein-binding family B member 1 isoform X2, with product MGGHDDEDMTYVVNKQKQDEELKNKLNEGSHWCDQEPTGNNAKWLKEGQNQLRKVAENHQDQDHNCNINQNGNKEDFPHQNTTQEEQQGNEEQQNKSPKIAMTPGLSQEESKNILNEPLLIDTLESTEEKDKEREEDDKEKENTSDEETSGGTGGEEVATEQSNSQSQRDGGIVGRNACLLFSNMNGTPSDEESSWPALSQDNTADSSPNGNRESFWDSSAFETDTDLPSGWMRVRDTSGTYYWHIPTGTTQWEPPSPLGKIGDSTLSSTMSLETTPCEEPEESWTQLSSTDEGAGEAELWKEEAEVASDQSLKEFEGATLRYASINLNYNYSPSEDEKNLEPLCTDIETKCFAVRSLGWVEMSEEDMAPGKSSVAVNNCIRQLSYHKHNLHDTAGIWGEGKDMLMVLENDTMNLIDPLGQTLLHAQPIGSIRVWGVGRDNGRDFAYVARDNLTQVLKCHVFRCDSPAKNIATSLHEMCSKIMMERKSSKPGVSRLNSDPSKPVVIPVEEFPAPKNELFQRFHVYYLGCEPVTRPVGMEIINDALQAAINGKDKADFTPVSVNVAPATLTILTRQDEEVLSECRVRFLSFMGVGKDVHTFAFIMAEGPQEFACHMFWCEPNAASLSEAVQAACMLRYQKCLDARPPSLASCLPTPPADSVARRVRKGVQSLLGSFKSYRSGSQSP from the exons ATGGGTGGTCATGATGATGAAGATATGACATATGtcgtaaacaaacaaaagcaagatGAAGAGCTTAAGAACAAGCTGAACGAGGGCAGCCACTGGTGCGACCAGGAGCCCACTGGCAACAATGCCAAGTGGCTGAAAGAAGGCCAGAATCAGCTGCGCAAAGTCGCGGAGaaccatcaggaccaggatcacaACTGCAATATCAATCAGAATGGGAACAAGGAAGACTTTCCTCACCAGAACACCACTCAGGAAGAACAACAGGGAAACgaggagcagcagaacaagTCTCCCAAAATAGCAATGACCCCTGGTCTCAGTCAGGAAGAGTCCAAGAACATCCTTAATGAGCCGCTCCTCATCGACACTCTGGAGTCCACggaagagaaagataaagagagagaggaagatgatAAAGAGAAGGAGAACACATCGGATGAGGAGACATCTGGTGGCACCGGAGGGGAGGAAGTGGCAACAGAACAGAGCAACTCCCAGTCTCAGAGAGATGGTGGCATTGTGGGCAGAAACGCTTGCCTTCTCTTTTCCAACATGAACGGGACACCGAGTGATGAAGAGTCCAGCTGGCCTGCACTTTCTCAGGACAACACCGCTGACAGCTCTCCAAACGGAAACAGAG AGTCCTTCTGGGACTCGAGTGCTTTCGAGACGGACACGGACCTTCCTTCGGGATGGATGAGGGTGCGAGACACATCCGGTACATACTACTGGCACATCCCCACGGGCACTACCCAGTGGgaacccccctcccctctcggTAAAATCGGCGACTCCACCTTGTCCTCTACGATGTCCCTGGAGACCACGCCCTGTGAGGAACCTGAG GAATCTTGGACTCAGCTGTCCAGCACGGACGAAGGCGCTGGCGAAGCTGAGCTGTGGAAA gaAGAGGCAGAGGTCGCATCTGATCAAAGTCTGAAGGAGTTTGAAGGAGCAACTCTACGCTATGCATCTATCAACCTGAA CTACAATTACTCCCCGTCTGAGGACGAAAAGAACCTGGAGCCGCTCTGCACAGATATAGAAACAAAG TGTTTCGCAGTGCGTTCCCTGGGCTGGGTGGagatgtcagaggaggacatGGCGCCCGGAAAGAGCAGCGTCGCTGTCAACAACTGCATCCGGCAGCTCTCGTATCACAAACACAACCTCCACGACACTGCTGGTATCTGGGGAGAG GGTAAAGACATGCTGATGGTCCTGGAGAACGACACGATGAACCTGATCGACCCGCTGGGCCAGACGCTGCTCCACGCTCAGCCGATCGGCAGCATCCGCGTCTGGGGCGTCGGCAGAGATAACGGCAG GGACTTCGCCTACGTGGCCCGGGACAACCTGACCCAGGTTCTGAAGTGTCATGTTTTCCGCTGCGACTCTCCTGCCAAGAACATCGCCACCAGCCTACATGAGATGTGCTCAAAG ATAATGATGGAGAGGAAGTCGAGCAAGCCGGGGGTGAGCAGACTGAACTCCGACCCCAGCAAGCCAGTGGTCATCCCTGTTGAAG AGTTTCCTGCTCCGAAGAACGAACTCTTCCAGCGCTTCCATGTTTATTACCTTGGTTGTGAGCCGGTGACCAGACCAGTGG GTATGGAAATAATCAACGACGCACTGCAGGCAGCAATAAATGGCAAAGACAAAGCCGACTTCACTCCCGTCTCGGTGAACGTGGCACCGGCCACCCTCACAATCCTGACCAGACAG GACGAGGAGGTGCTGTCCGAGTGCAGGGTGCGCTTCCTGTCCTTCATGGGTGTGGGGAAAGACGTCCACACCTTCGCTTTCATCATGGCGGAGGGTCCTCAGGAGTTCGCCTGCCACATGTTCTGGTGCGAGCCCAACGCCGCCAGTCTGAGCGAGGCCGTGCAGGCCGCCTGCATG CTCCGCTACCAGAAATGTCTGGACGCCCGTCCGCCCAGCCTGGCCTCCTGCCTGCCCACTCCTCCCGCCGACTCGGTGGCTCGCCGGGTCAGGAAGGGGGTGCAGAGTCTGCTGGGCAGCTTCAAGAGCTACCGGTCCGGCTCTCAGTCCCCCTGA
- the apbb1 gene encoding amyloid-beta A4 precursor protein-binding family B member 1 isoform X1: MGGHDDEDMTYVVNKQKQDEELKNKLNEGSHWCDQEPTGNNAKWLKEGQNQLRKVAENHQDQDHNCNINQNGNKEDFPHQNTTQEEQQGNEEQQNKSPKIAMTPGLSQEESKNILNEPLLIDTLESTEEKDKEREEDDKEKENTSDEETSGGTGGEEVATEQSNSQSQRDGGIVGRNACLLFSNMNGTPSDEESSWPALSQDNTADSSPNGNRESFWDSSAFETDTDLPSGWMRVRDTSGTYYWHIPTGTTQWEPPSPLGKIGDSTLSSTMSLETTPCEEPEESWTQLSSTDEGAGEAELWKEEAEVASDQSLKEFEGATLRYASINLNYNYSPSEDEKNLEPLCTDIETKCFAVRSLGWVEMSEEDMAPGKSSVAVNNCIRQLSYHKHNLHDTAGIWGEGKDMLMVLENDTMNLIDPLGQTLLHAQPIGSIRVWGVGRDNGRERDFAYVARDNLTQVLKCHVFRCDSPAKNIATSLHEMCSKIMMERKSSKPGVSRLNSDPSKPVVIPVEEFPAPKNELFQRFHVYYLGCEPVTRPVGMEIINDALQAAINGKDKADFTPVSVNVAPATLTILTRQDEEVLSECRVRFLSFMGVGKDVHTFAFIMAEGPQEFACHMFWCEPNAASLSEAVQAACMLRYQKCLDARPPSLASCLPTPPADSVARRVRKGVQSLLGSFKSYRSGSQSP, from the exons ATGGGTGGTCATGATGATGAAGATATGACATATGtcgtaaacaaacaaaagcaagatGAAGAGCTTAAGAACAAGCTGAACGAGGGCAGCCACTGGTGCGACCAGGAGCCCACTGGCAACAATGCCAAGTGGCTGAAAGAAGGCCAGAATCAGCTGCGCAAAGTCGCGGAGaaccatcaggaccaggatcacaACTGCAATATCAATCAGAATGGGAACAAGGAAGACTTTCCTCACCAGAACACCACTCAGGAAGAACAACAGGGAAACgaggagcagcagaacaagTCTCCCAAAATAGCAATGACCCCTGGTCTCAGTCAGGAAGAGTCCAAGAACATCCTTAATGAGCCGCTCCTCATCGACACTCTGGAGTCCACggaagagaaagataaagagagagaggaagatgatAAAGAGAAGGAGAACACATCGGATGAGGAGACATCTGGTGGCACCGGAGGGGAGGAAGTGGCAACAGAACAGAGCAACTCCCAGTCTCAGAGAGATGGTGGCATTGTGGGCAGAAACGCTTGCCTTCTCTTTTCCAACATGAACGGGACACCGAGTGATGAAGAGTCCAGCTGGCCTGCACTTTCTCAGGACAACACCGCTGACAGCTCTCCAAACGGAAACAGAG AGTCCTTCTGGGACTCGAGTGCTTTCGAGACGGACACGGACCTTCCTTCGGGATGGATGAGGGTGCGAGACACATCCGGTACATACTACTGGCACATCCCCACGGGCACTACCCAGTGGgaacccccctcccctctcggTAAAATCGGCGACTCCACCTTGTCCTCTACGATGTCCCTGGAGACCACGCCCTGTGAGGAACCTGAG GAATCTTGGACTCAGCTGTCCAGCACGGACGAAGGCGCTGGCGAAGCTGAGCTGTGGAAA gaAGAGGCAGAGGTCGCATCTGATCAAAGTCTGAAGGAGTTTGAAGGAGCAACTCTACGCTATGCATCTATCAACCTGAA CTACAATTACTCCCCGTCTGAGGACGAAAAGAACCTGGAGCCGCTCTGCACAGATATAGAAACAAAG TGTTTCGCAGTGCGTTCCCTGGGCTGGGTGGagatgtcagaggaggacatGGCGCCCGGAAAGAGCAGCGTCGCTGTCAACAACTGCATCCGGCAGCTCTCGTATCACAAACACAACCTCCACGACACTGCTGGTATCTGGGGAGAG GGTAAAGACATGCTGATGGTCCTGGAGAACGACACGATGAACCTGATCGACCCGCTGGGCCAGACGCTGCTCCACGCTCAGCCGATCGGCAGCATCCGCGTCTGGGGCGTCGGCAGAGATAACGGCAG GGAAAG GGACTTCGCCTACGTGGCCCGGGACAACCTGACCCAGGTTCTGAAGTGTCATGTTTTCCGCTGCGACTCTCCTGCCAAGAACATCGCCACCAGCCTACATGAGATGTGCTCAAAG ATAATGATGGAGAGGAAGTCGAGCAAGCCGGGGGTGAGCAGACTGAACTCCGACCCCAGCAAGCCAGTGGTCATCCCTGTTGAAG AGTTTCCTGCTCCGAAGAACGAACTCTTCCAGCGCTTCCATGTTTATTACCTTGGTTGTGAGCCGGTGACCAGACCAGTGG GTATGGAAATAATCAACGACGCACTGCAGGCAGCAATAAATGGCAAAGACAAAGCCGACTTCACTCCCGTCTCGGTGAACGTGGCACCGGCCACCCTCACAATCCTGACCAGACAG GACGAGGAGGTGCTGTCCGAGTGCAGGGTGCGCTTCCTGTCCTTCATGGGTGTGGGGAAAGACGTCCACACCTTCGCTTTCATCATGGCGGAGGGTCCTCAGGAGTTCGCCTGCCACATGTTCTGGTGCGAGCCCAACGCCGCCAGTCTGAGCGAGGCCGTGCAGGCCGCCTGCATG CTCCGCTACCAGAAATGTCTGGACGCCCGTCCGCCCAGCCTGGCCTCCTGCCTGCCCACTCCTCCCGCCGACTCGGTGGCTCGCCGGGTCAGGAAGGGGGTGCAGAGTCTGCTGGGCAGCTTCAAGAGCTACCGGTCCGGCTCTCAGTCCCCCTGA